The following proteins come from a genomic window of Sorghum bicolor cultivar BTx623 chromosome 3, Sorghum_bicolor_NCBIv3, whole genome shotgun sequence:
- the LOC8082162 gene encoding auxin-responsive protein SAUR71: protein MAAWTRKALASCVHGGAIRDDDDDDDGIKQRRIPRGYLPLVLVRDDDDDGDEGTRVLVRVRDLEEPCMAALLEMAEQQFGYGQQGVLKVPCDAQRFDHVVTMARKSKVAAART, encoded by the coding sequence ATGGCCGCCTGGACAAGGAAGGCCTTGGCGAGCTGCGTGCACGGTGGTGCAATtcgtgacgacgacgacgacgacgatggcatcaagcagaggaGGATCCCGAGAGGGTACCTGCCCCTGGTGCTGGtccgcgacgacgacgacgacggcgacgaaggTACGAGGGTGCTGGTGCGCGTGAGAGACCTGGAGGAGCCATGCATGGCGGCGTTGCTGGAGATGGCGGAGCAGCAGTTTGGGTACGGGCAACAAGGGGTGCTCAAGGTCCCCTGTGACGCACAGCGCTTCGACCATGTGGTTACCATGGCACGCAAGTCCAAGGTTGCTGCTGCTAGGACATAA